CAGTGTCAGAAGCTGATCCGTTAGGTCTCGACACTAAGGTCTGTTACTACTCGGACGCGGCGGCGGGCTTTGGTCACGTGGGTTTCGGCCTCCCTCAGGAAGGAGAGCAAGGCACACAGGGCTTTTATCCCACTGGCAATCCAATCGACAGCCCTGGCAAGGTCAAGCCCGACGAGCAGAAAAAGCCACAGTGCAAAACGATTCCGGCACCGAAGGATAAAGACCAGTGCATGTTTCAATGTCGGCTTCGGCGGGTCAACAATCCCGGAAACTACAAAGTCACGAGTCGCCAGTGCACGAGCTTTGTACGCGAGTGCTTGCGGGAGTATGGCGAACCTGCCGGTGATTACAACGGCCCACGACCTTGGCCGTTCTTCGATGGATTGCCAAAGTAGGAGGTATGAGCGAATGAGCAGAATCCTGAAATCACTTCTCGTGTTTGCTGGAGCCGGTCTTCTCGGGCCGCTAGTCTGGAACGTTGTGCGGCATCCATCCCGCATGGAAGGGTTCATTAGTGATCTTGTGTTCTTGCTCTGGCCTGCTCAACCGATGGGGGTTATCGAGACTAACGTCGGAGCACCGGCTGCCCTTGCTGTCGCGATTGGTGCGAACCTCATCCTCTTCGCGATCATGGGTGTAATCGTGGGATTGGTGGCCAAGACCCGTGTCCGACTTGCCGTTGCCTATGGCGTGGTCTGCTTGCTTCTCTTCGTTTGGGCGTTCTGGGGAGCGGGCTTCAGTTTTGCACACTTGGGAGTCCTTGCCCTGGCAGTTGGCTTGCTTGTGTATGCGATTCCGTTCTGGGTGGTCATGCCCAGCTCAGCCATGCTGAGGTCAGCTTAAGGGTGTCCCCGAAGCCGTCCTAGCCGCCGGAAGTGAACTGCTAAAGACCAGTTCAAAACCTGCGCTGCCTGCGGCGTCGGGTGTGGGGTGGTGACACGTCACCCCTGGGAGGGTTGCTGCGCAGTACCGCGCGGCGAGCGCGCGGTAACTCCCTGTTCCAGCGACAGGCGAGTTACGGATGTGGCGGCCAAAATGGATCACCCAAATCAGTAGAACTTGAGAAATGGGTGCACTGCTTATCGGTGACGCATCCGAGACGATTGCTCGGTACAAGCGTTTGGGCATTTCCGTCGTATTCCAGGTAAACGGTGCCCCGGTGATTGTTGTGCCACGGCGTGACAAGCTGGACGAAAACGCCAACGGCGGCCGAGGCCAAAAGGCCATTGGGCCATATCACCTGGGGTCGGGCGCCGCAGTGGCCCGCTATTCGCAAGGACTGAACATCGATCAGCCGCTAGCGCAGCTTCGCTCTGGTGCGACAAGTTACTACGAGCAGGACGGAATTGGCTCAGTCTCTGCGCTCAGCAACTCCGCCGGAGTAATGGCTGGCACTTACACGTATGACTCGTTCGGCAAGTTGACTGCTTCAAGTGGCACGCTCGCAAATCCTTTCCAATACACTGGGCGTGAGTTCGATCAGGAAACGGGTTTGTATTACTACCGCGCCCGTTATTATGACGAGAGCGCCGGGCGTTTCCTCAGTGAAGACCCAATGAGGTTTGGAGCTGGCCCGAACTTCTATCCGTACGCAAACAACTCTCCAACCAATGCAATCGATCCGACCGGGACAAGTGCAGTGCCCGTACCGATTCCGGGACTGGAACCTGTTCCTGTGCCATGGGCGTGGTGTTATGAAAGCCCGGTTACATGGTTGGCTTGCTTAGACGCTGGACTGGTCATTTACGACGCCTATCAACTCTATGGTCTGGGTCAAGCGTACGGGTGGTGGAACGACTTTTTGAGCTCCGGCAACATGCAGCAAGTCCACAATCCTAACCGCGCGAAGTGTCAGAGGGATTGCCAGCCATGCGTCCCTCCAGTTGGGAGCTTGCGCTACCGCTTGGATCAAGTACCGCCTAGCAGGCCGCATAAACCCTGGCCGGGAACTCACTGGGACATCGAGCAGATGCAACAACGACCTGCTCCTGACTGCGGGTGTCTCTGGAAAGAAATCGCGAACGGACAGGGCGATATTCCTCCGGGAGTTCCGCCAGTGACGCCATAGAAAACGCGGAGGTCCTTCTCACTGGAATGTGTAGACTCATAAACTCTAATGATGGAAACTCTATCTCTGGGATTCGATCTTCGATTGCGTGCGGAGGACTATGCCAAGGAGGTGTGGTCCAGAGAACACCGAAACTCGTACTTGCTCCGTAAGGATCTTGACTGGCCTCTGTCTGTGGACCGCACAGTGTGGCCCTCGTTCCTCCAGTCTCACTACTTCGATGCAAAGGCACGCCGCATCTCTAACCCGCGATTCGTGAACCAGGACACCTCGGCCCTGGAAAACGACTTCGGAATGATTCGCGATGTGAAATCTTTGGTGCGATTGCCAGGAGCAAAGCTTGGCGTGGGAATCGCTGCGCAGGTGATCTACCGCAAACGCAAGGGGATGGAACCCTTGCTCGGTGTCGAGGCCGATGCGATCCCCCCCGGAGCAGTCGCGCTTGGATTCGATGTGGCAACGGCAACTCCGATCAGCGGGTTATCCAACTGTGGGTACAGCCCGGCGGAATTACCTCGGCTCCGTTCCGCATGGGGCGGCAGACTAAATAAGCACGGCCTTCTGGAGAGTCTTGATGATGCAATGCAGTTCCGAGAAATGACAAACCGCCGCGTTCCGGAACACGCCCCCTTCCATGTTTACAAGCTCTTCCGGATCACTTTGTAGAATGGAAATCGGTAGGGAATCGGGTACTCGGGATCGTCCGCTGGGCTGCCTTCCCCACCGATTACCTCTATGACGGGATGAGTCTCCTGGAAGAGGTCGATCAGAATGGAAATGTGCTCGCCAGGTCTTACGCTAACAATGATCCCCTCAACCTAACGACATGGTCGAAAGCAGGCGCAGTCGTCAACTGTGCTTACTACCTCGTTGCTTTCGGAGCAGGCGTTTGGGGCATCTGGAAGGACAAGGGTCTAGTGCCCTCTGAACACATCACGGCGGGACTCGTGCTTTATCTGTTGCCGGTCTTCGTCATCGCCCTCGTGGATGTGTGGCTGTATCGGAAGGATCTGCCTGGTTTGACGCCAGCGACCCAGTGACGCGAACCGTGGTCGCAACTGCCAATGAGCCGAACTTTAGATCGCGAGCGGCGTCGACACTGATGCCAAGAAGGGAAACCAGTTTGAACATTCTTAGATCAGGAATAGCCACGGGTTTGATGTTCATGGTAGTAACAATGGCGGTCTCAGCTTTGGACCAATCCTTTCCGAAGCCGATTGGTTCTGTGTTGCCCACGTATCCGGAGCGAGCCCGCGCAGCTCGTGTTGCAGGTATCGTAAAGCTATGGTTTATCCTAAACGGCAGGGGGAAGGTGACTGAAGCGGGGGTTGTTTCTGGGAATCCGCTTTTGCGCGACGCAGCGGTAAGCACTGTCAAGAGTTGGAGATTTGACCCAAAGGTCCTCCCGGCGAACGTTCGTTTCGAAACAGACTTCGTTTATGTACTAAATGTTCAGGCGAACGAAGGTGAACCAAAGCTCACAGTTTCCATGAGAGACTGTCGGCGCGTAGAAATCGTATCTGAACGCTACGTCAAGCCCATTGAATAAGCGGAAGATTCCAAGTAACTCTACGGCTGGCGTTTGCCGCCCGTAAGAGCAATCTCCGACAGCGCTCGAATCAGGTAGCGCTCTAGCCCAGACAACTTCTTGGGATTTGCTATCTGGATGGGAGACGTGAAAGTGAACTGTCAGGAGGCATTGCACAAAACCCAAGCCAAATGGACTTAAGGGAATTAATCCTGCGGGACCGTCTGGCGTGTATTAGTGAGGTGTTGGGTATGAGAGTACGGGCACTGGCTTTGATTTTTTTTATTGTGATTGCGCTTCTGGGAGGTGGCGGCTACGTTGAGGTAATCACAATAGGCGCAGCGGGTCCGCTTCAAGGATGGCGCGCGTTAGCTTGGGCGTTTGTTGGAATTATTGGCCTGATCGGGCCCTCGTAACCACGGTTGCACTGATTCGCGCAAAACCTACTATTTCGCCCTAACAGTAAATCGGGTCCCAACCCTGCACGCCCGGTAATGCGTTCCTTCACGACTGCCGACTCGTATGATGCCGCTTCCAACCGGATATCATTAACCGACCCCGAAAACGGACAGACCACCTACAGCTACGATACCTTGAACCGGCTGACCAATCTCACCAATTTCCAATCCCAAAGCTTCGGCTTCAGCTACGACAATCTGAGCCGCCGCACTCAACTCACTCGCCCAAATGGAGTGAACACGAACTACACCTACGATTCACTCTCGCGGCTGCTCTCGGTCCTGCACCAGGCGGGCTCGAGCACCCTCGATGGAAGCAGCTATACGTACGACAACGCGGGCAACCGCACCTCAAAGACCAATGCCATCGGTGGCGTGACTTCGAATTATGGCTACGACAACATTTACCAATTGCTGACGGTGATGCAAGGCGGGCAGACGACGGAGAGCTACACCTACGACACGGTCGGCAACCGGCTGAGCTCGCTAAATCTTTCGCCATACTCCTACAACAGCTCCAACCAGCTGACCTCGACCCCAAATGCCACCTACACCTACGACAATAACGGCAACACATTGAGCAAGGTGGCGTCTTCGGCAACGACTAGCTACGCGTGGGACTTCGAGAACCGGCTGACGTCGGTCACACTGCCGGGCACGGGCGGCACAGTGACTTTCAAATATGATCCCTTAGGTCGCCGCATCCAGAAGAGCAGTGCGGGCGGGACCACGAATTACCTCTATGATGGTCCCAAACTCTTGGAGGAGGTCGACAATAGCGGAACCGTGCTTGCGCGGTATAACCAGGGGTCTTGGATAGACGAAGTTCTGTCCGAGCTACGTTCGTCAACCGCTAACTATTATGAGCAGGATGGCCTCGGTTCCGTAACTTCTCTCAGCGATGCGTCAGGCACGTTGTCGAACACGTACACCTATGACTCGTTCGGCAAGATGACCGCTTCCACCAGCACCATTGCCAATCCATTCCAGTACACCGGACGCGAGTTCGATGCAGAGACGGGACTTCGATTTTACCGGCTCCGGTATTTTGATCCGAGCATTGGCCGGTTCATTTCCGAAGACCCGATTGGGTTCGATGCAGGAATCGACTTTTACAGGTACGTGCAGAATAACCCGGGGCTACTGATCGATCCGTTTGGGTTGTCCTCGATGATTTTCAACCGTGCGAACGGATCGCTGACCCTGCTCGACAAAGATGGTAACGTCGTCACCATTTGCACTGCGGCGAACAACACGACTCGAAGCAGCAACGGTCCCTGGCCGAATGGGAATTATCCCTTCCAGAGTCACACCAATCACCCACCTGATCCTAACGGGCCATATGGGTCTTACGGAGTCGACGTGTTCGATGTGCCCGGGCGGACCGGTATGGGCGTTCACTCAGGGAGGGAGAACAGCGGCGGTCCCAATCACCCGACGTTGGGTTGCGTCCGAACGACGGACGATTGCATGAAAACAATCACGGATTGGCAGTCGCACGATCCAATGACCGAAATCACTATTCAATAAATAATTAAGGCTCTCAGGTCGGAGCCTGTGGGAGAGAATTCGAATGCGCCTAATCTCGCTTGTTCTCATTCTGTTCTTCATGACCAGTGCTTTCGCAGACCATGCAGCGATCAAAAAATGCACCCAAGCAGAGGCAACACAGGCCGAAAAGGAAGCGGATTCGCTCAAGGACTGGGATCAGGTTTATCGCGCATACAAGCGATTCTCGCACTGCGATGATGGCGCGATTGCGGAGGGATACAGCGACTCAGTCACGAAGTTACTCGCGGACGATTGGAAGAGTTTTAACCGGCTGCTGGTGCTCACGAATCGAAACAGAGGTTTTAGGAGCTTCGTGTTGAAGCATGTCGACGAAAGCGCGCCTGGAGATAGTCTGGCAAAGATTGCGAATAATGCCCGCTCCGAGTGCCCCGCAGGAGGCCGGAATCTCTGCCTCTCAATTGCGAAGGCCACGGGGAAGTGATGGCCGTGCAGAGTGTCTGTTGTTTGCGTTTCTTGGCCCGCTGGTGCGTGAGTTTTCTGATCGGAAGAGGCCCCAGCTCAAACGTGAACCTTGCACGTATTCAGGCATGAGAACACTTTCAGGCGGGTTACCAAAACAACGTTCCCATCTACTCTCATCCTGGAGAACACGCGAATCAAGGGTGAGTTAAGATACGCGCCGCTTTGAGGACTTCCGCGGCCGGGCCACTTCCACCTCTGAGGCCCGCTGCGCTTCGGCAACCCGAGCCGCCGGTTTCTTCTTGCCTTCCATCTGGGCCAGGCTTTCCTTGAGGGCAGACATCAGGTCAACCACAGGCGCCAGCTTGCGTGGTTTTTCTACCTCCGCGACCTCGCCACCCTCCAGCTTGGCCTGTATCAGCTTCTTCAGATTTTCTTGGAAGGTATCGTGATATTTCTTGGGGTCAAACTCATCAGCAAGCGCTTCGATCAACTGGTGCGCTACCTTGAGTTCCGCTTCTTTCAGTTCCACATCCGGACGGCCAAAGTTCTCCACCTGGCGGACCTCGTCGTAGTAATACATGGTGTAAAGCAGCATCCCGCCCTTGTGAGGCCGAAGCAGCACCGTGTATTCGCGGTTGTGCATGGTGAGCTTGGCAACGGCGACGTATTTGGTCTCTTCCAGCGCTTTACTGAGCAGCGCGTATGGACGTCGCCCGGCCTCTTCGGGAACTAGATAATAAGAGGTCTCAAAGTAAATGGGATCCACTTCTTCATCTTTTACGAATTCGAGGATTTCCATCGCCTTCGCGGTTTTGGGCTCGATCTTCTTGATCTCTTCGGGTTCGATCACCACATATTCGCCCTTGCGATATTCATATCCCTTCACGATCTCGTTGCGTTCCACCACTTTGTTTTCGGCGGGACAAATGAGCTGTTGCTTCACCCGCACTTTGTCATCGCGATGAAGCATGTTAAAGGAGACGCTGGAGCTGCGCGCTCCAGAAAAGAGTCGTACCGGCATGGATATGAGACCAAACGTCAGGTATCCCGACCACACGGAAGCAGCCATTTTTCTTGTTCCTCTTTTTCGCCCAGAGCTTGGGTGCGGGTCTGCAGTTTACACCGCCCTATTTACAGTGCAAAGTTACTGCTGTCTAACCCCGCCTGACTCTCTGATACGATGCGCAGCGTCGTGTTAATGCCGCAATTGCAAGTGCGGTGATTAGCCCGCGAGCTTCATACGCTCCTTCTATGTCGCTGATTTCACTAGACTTGTTGGTTGTCACCGTAAGTTGGGCCGGGATTTCGAAGCCGGAGTTCTTGCACCGAATCTGGCCGGCGGCGGTTCTTGTTCTGGCGTTTACTATCTTGGCTCGCCTGCTGCGCGCGGTGGATGTTTCAGGCGCGCTCGGGGGCGCCCTTCTAAGTTTTGTTCTTTACATTACTGTCGGGCCCGGCGCATTCGCAGGGGTTGTGACCGTTTTCGTTTTGGCGTGGGTAGCCACCCGTATCGGATATTCTCGAAAGCAGCTTCTGGGTACAGCAGAAAAGCGCAGCGGCCGTACCGCGTCCCAGATCTTCGCCAATCTGTTTGTCGCAGCGCTCTGTGGTTTAGCTTCCAGCTTCAATAATTGGCGTAGTGTTCTCCTCCTCGCAACCGTCGCTGCGCTAGCCGAGGCCGCTGCCGACACGGTTTCGAGTGAGCTTGGCCAGGCCAGTACGGAACACGCTTATTTGATTACCACTTGGGACCCGGTGCCGGTGGGCACCGATGGGGGCGTCAGTTTAGCTGGGACGCTGGCGGGAACTTTTGCAGCTTCACTGGTAGCCTTGGTCTGCGCAGTCACGGGTGTAATCAACTACCGCGGGATTCTATTCGCTACCTTTGCGGCCGTGCTTGGGATGTTTGCGGACAGCTACCTGGGCGCCTGGCTGGAACGTCGGAACCGTATCGGCAATGACACAGTAAATTTTCTTAGCACGCTCACAGCCGCTTTGCTTGCGATTCTTTTCGTGCGCTTTGTGAAGTAACCGTTAATTTCAAATCGGCACGAAATTGATTTTGGGCATGATGGTACCTGTTCGTCTGGCCATGTCCAATTGTTCCTTGTCGGTTATCCCCTGCGGCACGCAAAATGAATCAAACTTAAATTAGTCCACGGCATCTTATAAGAAGCAGGTTTGTGAATCTATGCAGTTGCCCGCTATGAAGTGGAAGACGTTTGTTGTGGCATACGCGTTCGCGATTGCCTTGTTGCTGTTCGCGCAGCGCCGTCCCCAGCCGACTCAGCCCGGAGGGTTTACCGGGGTTGTGGATCTTACTCGGCGTACTGGTGCTAATGCCCAACTGGCGCAACATGGGGCCACTCATATTGACGCTCCAGCCGGCTACGCGAAGGATCTTTGGGCGGTTGATCAAATTCCTCCCGAGCGACTGCTCGGGCCACTGGTGGTAATTGACGTCAGCAGGCGAGTTCGCAGTAATTCCGATTATCAAATCGGGGTTAATGATATTGCGGATTGGGAGCAGACCCATGGTCAGATTCCGCAGGGCGCAATCGTTCTGGCCCGGACCGCTTCGGATGCCAGTGTTTGTTCCTTCAATAAAGCTGAAGCAACACTCTGCCCCGGATATTCGAGTGAAGCGGCACGCTTCCTTGCTGAAGGCCGAAATATTTTTGGGCTTGGGATTGACAGTCAAAATATTGGCGTCGCGCAGGAGGTGGACTCCGTCGGGCAGTTCACTCTAAGACGGAGCGTCTACCAAATCGAAAATGTCGCCAATTTGCACAAAGTGCCTCCGACCGGAGCGTGGGTCGAGGTAATTCCAACCAAGCTTAAGGGTGGTCGTGGCGCACCAGCGCGGGTCGTAGCGCTTCTGAAGTAGTTCCTCTACCGAATATCCGCCGTTACCACAAACAAGAGCAGCGGGCTATGTCAGGTGTAATTTCCAAAGCATAAAGCTGATAGCCTCGCGCGTAACCGACGTGGCTCGCTGCCAGGCGGACCGCAAACCTGAATCAGGGCGAGGCGCGGCATAAACCGTCACTCCTTCGCTCTCCAGCATCTTCTTTACTCGAAAAACATGATAGGCATCACTCACCGCCAGGCAGCTTTGCATTCCATTGGTCCGCATGATAACTCCCACCCGGTGGGCGGACTCGGCAGTATCCGAGCTTTGGGTTTCAGCGATCAGATTGTGCTCAGGAACGCCGCGCGCGATCAAGTAATCGCGTCCCACTCCTCCTTCGCTATAGGTGGGGTCATAACCTGAGCCGCCGGTGGTAATCACCACCGGGGCTACGCCTTGCTGATAAAGCTGGTAGGCGTGTTCCAGACGGGCGCGAAATACAGGAGATGGTCGACCGGAATATTCCGCCGCGCCGAATACGACGATGGCAGACGCAGGCCGGACTTCGTCATGCCCTGCCTGTTCAATGATCCGCCAGCAGGTGGCGGAGAACCAACCCAGCAGCGTTGCCGCAACCACCGCCAGTATTCCCAGAGCAACGTGTCGGCGTTGGCCACGGCTAGGCGAAGAATCCATCATCCTTCGGCAAAAAACTCAGAGATCTCCTGGCCGGCGATGGCGCCCTCGCGCATCACTGTCCAACGGGCTTCCTGGTCAGTGAGATCAACGATCGTGGAAGGAATATCGCGCGGCGATGTGCCCCCATCGACAATTACGGAAATGCGTCCCTGGAGCTGATCGCGGACCTCTTCCGCAGTGGTGC
The DNA window shown above is from Terriglobales bacterium and carries:
- a CDS encoding Ku protein codes for the protein MAASVWSGYLTFGLISMPVRLFSGARSSSVSFNMLHRDDKVRVKQQLICPAENKVVERNEIVKGYEYRKGEYVVIEPEEIKKIEPKTAKAMEILEFVKDEEVDPIYFETSYYLVPEEAGRRPYALLSKALEETKYVAVAKLTMHNREYTVLLRPHKGGMLLYTMYYYDEVRQVENFGRPDVELKEAELKVAHQLIEALADEFDPKKYHDTFQENLKKLIQAKLEGGEVAEVEKPRKLAPVVDLMSALKESLAQMEGKKKPAARVAEAQRASEVEVARPRKSSKRRVS
- a CDS encoding RHS repeat-associated core domain-containing protein, whose amino-acid sequence is MGALLIGDASETIARYKRLGISVVFQVNGAPVIVVPRRDKLDENANGGRGQKAIGPYHLGSGAAVARYSQGLNIDQPLAQLRSGATSYYEQDGIGSVSALSNSAGVMAGTYTYDSFGKLTASSGTLANPFQYTGREFDQETGLYYYRARYYDESAGRFLSEDPMRFGAGPNFYPYANNSPTNAIDPTGTSAVPVPIPGLEPVPVPWAWCYESPVTWLACLDAGLVIYDAYQLYGLGQAYGWWNDFLSSGNMQQVHNPNRAKCQRDCQPCVPPVGSLRYRLDQVPPSRPHKPWPGTHWDIEQMQQRPAPDCGCLWKEIANGQGDIPPGVPPVTP
- a CDS encoding RHS repeat-associated core domain-containing protein, translating into MRSFTTADSYDAASNRISLTDPENGQTTYSYDTLNRLTNLTNFQSQSFGFSYDNLSRRTQLTRPNGVNTNYTYDSLSRLLSVLHQAGSSTLDGSSYTYDNAGNRTSKTNAIGGVTSNYGYDNIYQLLTVMQGGQTTESYTYDTVGNRLSSLNLSPYSYNSSNQLTSTPNATYTYDNNGNTLSKVASSATTSYAWDFENRLTSVTLPGTGGTVTFKYDPLGRRIQKSSAGGTTNYLYDGPKLLEEVDNSGTVLARYNQGSWIDEVLSELRSSTANYYEQDGLGSVTSLSDASGTLSNTYTYDSFGKMTASTSTIANPFQYTGREFDAETGLRFYRLRYFDPSIGRFISEDPIGFDAGIDFYRYVQNNPGLLIDPFGLSSMIFNRANGSLTLLDKDGNVVTICTAANNTTRSSNGPWPNGNYPFQSHTNHPPDPNGPYGSYGVDVFDVPGRTGMGVHSGRENSGGPNHPTLGCVRTTDDCMKTITDWQSHDPMTEITIQ
- a CDS encoding cyclase family protein, yielding MKWKTFVVAYAFAIALLLFAQRRPQPTQPGGFTGVVDLTRRTGANAQLAQHGATHIDAPAGYAKDLWAVDQIPPERLLGPLVVIDVSRRVRSNSDYQIGVNDIADWEQTHGQIPQGAIVLARTASDASVCSFNKAEATLCPGYSSEAARFLAEGRNIFGLGIDSQNIGVAQEVDSVGQFTLRRSVYQIENVANLHKVPPTGAWVEVIPTKLKGGRGAPARVVALLK
- a CDS encoding YdcF family protein translates to MMDSSPSRGQRRHVALGILAVVAATLLGWFSATCWRIIEQAGHDEVRPASAIVVFGAAEYSGRPSPVFRARLEHAYQLYQQGVAPVVITTGGSGYDPTYSEGGVGRDYLIARGVPEHNLIAETQSSDTAESAHRVGVIMRTNGMQSCLAVSDAYHVFRVKKMLESEGVTVYAAPRPDSGLRSAWQRATSVTREAISFMLWKLHLT
- a CDS encoding DUF92 domain-containing protein, whose protein sequence is MSLISLDLLVVTVSWAGISKPEFLHRIWPAAVLVLAFTILARLLRAVDVSGALGGALLSFVLYITVGPGAFAGVVTVFVLAWVATRIGYSRKQLLGTAEKRSGRTASQIFANLFVAALCGLASSFNNWRSVLLLATVAALAEAAADTVSSELGQASTEHAYLITTWDPVPVGTDGGVSLAGTLAGTFAASLVALVCAVTGVINYRGILFATFAAVLGMFADSYLGAWLERRNRIGNDTVNFLSTLTAALLAILFVRFVK